A region from the Aegilops tauschii subsp. strangulata cultivar AL8/78 chromosome 5, Aet v6.0, whole genome shotgun sequence genome encodes:
- the LOC109756967 gene encoding UDP-glycosyltransferase 88B1-like — protein MIIIIYSYFAHTSASPPPIIQSTRTTKMKQTVVLYPGAGVGHFGSMTELAHVFLNHGYDVTMVLIDLPVKSSDSGAAAVERIAAANPSISFHVLPFLPVPDIAASGKHPFIHLLQLLDDYNELLEAILRSIPRERLHSLVLDMFCVAAIDVCAKLGVPVYTFFASGASFLSVMTQFPALIAGRQTGLKDLGDTPLDFLGVPPMPASHLVRELLEHPEEEMCKAITNMWKRNTETMGVLVNTYESLECRAVQSLRDPRCVPGRTLPPIYCVGPLVGNGAKDDDGEAAVRNECLAWLDAQPDRSVVFLCFGSKGTLSADQLKEIAVGLERSGQRFLWVVRTPAGCDDPRKILEVRPEANLDALLPAGFQEQTKDRGLVVRSWTPQVDVLCHPATGAFVTHCGWNSVLEAIAAGVPMLCWPLEAEQKMNKVCMTAEDMGVAVELAGYAEGFVTADELEAKVRLAIEAEDGAQLRKRLTARREEAKAALGEGGSSRAAFVQFLLDVENIGVQRGE, from the coding sequence ATGATCATAATCATCTACTCGTATTTTGCCCATACATCGGCAAGTCCACCACCAATCATCCAGTCTACACGTACAACCAAGATGAAGCAGACCGTCGTGCTGTACCCGGGCGCCGGCGTCGGCCACTTCGGGTCCATGACGGAGCTCGCCCACGTCTTCCTCAACCACGGCTACGACGTCACTATGGTGCTCATCGACCTGCCCGTCAAGTCCTCCGACTCGGGTGCCGCCGCCGTCGAGCGCATTGCCGCCGCCAACCCATCCATCTCCTTCCATGTCCTCCCGTTCCTCCCAGTCCCGGACATCGCCGCCTCCGGCAAGCACCCTTTCATCCACCTGCTGCAACTGCTGGACGACTACAACGAGCTGCTCGAAGCCATCCTCCGCTCCATCCCCCGGGAACGCTTGCACTCCCTCGTCCTCGACATGTTCTGCGTCGCCGCCATCGACGTCTGCGCCAAGCTCGGCGTCCCGGTCTACACCTTCTTCGCCTCAGGCGCCTCGTTCCTCTCCGTCATGACCCAGTTCCCGGCGCTGATCGCCGGCAGGCAGACGGGCCTCAAGGACCTCGGCGACACGCCCCTCGATTTCCTCGGCGTTCCGCCCATGCCGGCGTCTCATCTCGTCAGGGAGCTGCTCGAGCACCCGGAGGAGGAGATGTGTAAGGCCATCACCAACATGTGGAAGCGCAACACGGAGACCATGGGCGTTCTGGTGAACACGTACGAGTCGTTGGAGTGCCGGGCAGTGCAGTCGCTCAGGGACCCGCGCTGCGTCCCAGGCCGGACCCTGCCCCCGATCTACTGCGTCGGGCCGTTGGTCGGCAACGGTGCGAAGGACGACGACGGCGAAGCAGCAGTGAGGAACGAGTGCCTCGCGTGGCTAGACGCGCAGCCGGATCGCAGCGTCGTGTTCCTCTGCTTCGGGAGCAAGGGCACGCTCTCCGCAGACCAGCTCAAGGAGATCGCGGTCGGCTTGGAGAGGTCCGGGCAGCGGTTCCTGTGGGTCGTGCGCACGCCGGCCGGGTGTGATGACCCGAGAAAAATCCTGGAGGTTCGCCCCGAGGCGAACCTCGACGCGCTCCTACCGGCGGGTTTCCAGGAGCAGACCAAGGACAGGGGGCTCGTGGTCAGGTCATGGACCCCGCAGGTGGACGTTCTCTGCCACCCGGCGACCGGCGCGTTCGTGACGCACTGCGGGTGGAACTCGGTGCTGGAGGCCATCGCGGCGGGAGTGCCGATGCTCTGCTGGCCGCTGGAGGCGGAGCAGAAGATGAACAAGGTGTGCATGACGGCGGAGGACATGGGAGTGGCGGTGGAGCTGGCGGGGTACGCGGAGGGCTTCGTCACGGCGGACGAGCTGGAGGCCAAGGTGAGGCTGGCGATCGAGGCCGAGGACGGCGCGCAGCTCAGGAAGCGATTGACGGCTCGCAGGGAGGAGGCGAAGGCGGCGCTGGGGGAAGGAGGCTCCTCGCGGGCGGCGTTCGTCCAGTTTCTCCTGGACGTGGAGAATATCGGGGTGCAGCGCGGCGAGTGA